From Staphylococcus sp. M0911, a single genomic window includes:
- the cysS gene encoding cysteine--tRNA ligase: MITLYNTLTRQKETFEPIEPGKVKMYVCGPTVYNYIHIGNARPAINYDVVRRYFEYKGYEVVYVSNFTDVDDKLIKRSKELNESVPEIADKYIKAFYEDVGALNVKKATSNPRVMNHMDEIINFIKKLVDEGYAYESNSDVYFRTRQFKDYGKLSHQSIDDLKVGARIEAGDQKEDALDFTLWKKAKPGEISWESPFGEGRPGWHIECSVMAFHELGPTIDIHAGGSDLQFPHHENEIAQSEAHNHAPFANYWMHNGFINIDNEKMSKSLGNFILVHDIIKEIDPDVLRFFMISVHYRSPINYNLELVSAAKSGLERIRNSYQLIEEREAIATDIDNQEEYINQIDQILENFETVMDDDFNTANAVTAWYDLAKLANRYVLENVTSTNVIAKFKEVYRIFSDVLGVPLKGNQQDDLLDEEIEKLIEERNEARKNKDFARADEIRDHLKEQNIILEDTPQGVRFKRG, encoded by the coding sequence ATGATTACATTATATAATACGTTAACACGTCAAAAAGAAACATTTGAACCAATAGAACCAGGTAAGGTTAAAATGTATGTTTGTGGTCCAACCGTGTATAACTATATTCATATTGGGAATGCTAGACCGGCGATAAATTATGACGTTGTGCGTAGATATTTTGAATATAAAGGTTATGAAGTGGTATATGTATCCAACTTTACAGATGTCGACGACAAATTAATCAAACGTTCAAAAGAATTAAATGAAAGTGTTCCTGAAATTGCAGATAAATATATTAAGGCATTCTATGAGGACGTAGGTGCACTGAATGTTAAAAAAGCAACATCAAATCCAAGAGTTATGAATCATATGGATGAGATCATTAATTTCATCAAAAAATTAGTGGATGAAGGATATGCCTATGAAAGTAATAGCGATGTCTATTTCAGAACTCGTCAATTTAAAGACTATGGTAAATTAAGTCATCAATCAATTGATGATTTAAAAGTAGGTGCACGTATTGAAGCTGGCGATCAGAAGGAAGATGCACTTGATTTCACTTTATGGAAAAAGGCTAAGCCAGGTGAAATTAGTTGGGAAAGTCCATTTGGAGAAGGTCGTCCAGGTTGGCATATAGAATGTTCAGTTATGGCATTTCATGAACTAGGCCCAACTATTGATATTCATGCAGGTGGATCAGATTTACAATTTCCTCACCATGAAAATGAAATTGCACAATCTGAAGCACATAACCATGCACCATTTGCTAACTATTGGATGCATAATGGCTTTATCAATATTGATAATGAAAAAATGAGTAAGTCATTAGGTAACTTTATTTTAGTACATGATATTATCAAAGAAATTGACCCAGATGTATTAAGATTCTTTATGATTAGTGTTCATTATCGTAGCCCAATCAACTATAATTTAGAACTTGTGAGCGCTGCTAAAAGTGGGCTTGAACGTATTAGAAATAGTTACCAACTTATCGAAGAAAGAGAAGCTATCGCGACAGATATAGATAATCAGGAAGAATATATCAATCAAATTGATCAAATTTTAGAAAACTTTGAAACAGTAATGGATGACGACTTTAACACTGCTAATGCAGTAACAGCATGGTATGATTTGGCTAAATTAGCGAATCGATATGTTTTAGAAAACGTAACATCTACAAACGTAATTGCTAAATTTAAAGAAGTATATCGAATATTCAGTGATGTCTTAGGAGTTCCGCTAAAAGGAAACCAACAAGATGATCTATTGGACGAAGAAATTGAAAAATTGATAGAAGAGCGAAATGAAGCTCGCAAAAATAAAGACTTCGCACGTGCTGATGAAATTAGAGATCATTTAAAAGAACAAAATATTATTTTAGAAGATACACCTCAAGGTGTTAGATTTAAACGTGGATAA
- the cysE gene encoding serine O-acetyltransferase, with protein sequence MRDDIKMVFEQDPAARSTIEVVTTYAGLHAVWSHLIAHKLYNNQRYVAARAISQISRFFTGIEIHPGAKIGKRLFIDHGMGVVIGETCTIGDNVTIYQGVTLGGTGKEKGKRHPDIGDNVLIAAGSKVLGNIQISSNVNIGANSVVLQSVPSYSTVVGIPGHIVKQDGKRIGKTFDHRNLPDPLFEQIKHLERQLEKTRNGEIQDDYII encoded by the coding sequence ATGAGAGACGATATAAAAATGGTGTTTGAACAGGATCCAGCGGCACGCTCAACTATTGAAGTTGTTACAACATATGCAGGATTACATGCGGTATGGAGTCATTTGATTGCGCATAAATTATATAATAATCAGCGTTATGTAGCTGCCAGAGCTATTTCACAAATATCAAGATTTTTTACAGGTATTGAAATTCATCCTGGAGCTAAAATTGGTAAACGTTTATTTATCGACCATGGTATGGGCGTAGTGATTGGTGAAACGTGCACGATTGGGGATAATGTAACGATATATCAAGGTGTAACTTTAGGTGGGACTGGTAAAGAAAAAGGTAAAAGACATCCAGATATCGGGGATAATGTCCTTATCGCAGCTGGGTCAAAGGTTTTAGGCAATATTCAAATTAGTTCTAACGTAAATATAGGTGCGAATTCAGTAGTGTTACAATCAGTACCAAGTTATTCTACAGTTGTAGGTATACCTGGCCATATTGTAAAACAAGATGGTAAACGTATTGGTAAAACATTCGATCATCGTAATTTACCTGATCCATTATTTGAACAAATTAAACACTTAGAAAGACAACTTGAAAAAACAAGAAACGGAGAGATTCAAGATGATTACATTATATAA
- the gltX gene encoding glutamate--tRNA ligase — MSERVRVRYAPSPTGYLHIGNARTALFNYLFAKHYGGDFVVRIEDTDSKRNLEDGESSQFDNLKWLGLEWDESVDKDKGYGPYRQSERADIYNPLIKQLLDEDKAYKCYMTEEELEAEREAQIARGEMPRYGGQHAHLTEEQRQQFEAEGRQPSIRFRVPKDKTYTFNDMVKGEISFDSNNMGDWVIVKKDGVPTYNFAVAIDDHYMEISDVIRGDDHVSNTPKQLMIYEAFGWEAPRFAHMSLIVNEERKKLSKRDGQILQFIEQYRDLGYLPEALFNFITLLGWSPEGEEEIYSKEEFIKIFDEKRLSKSPAFFDKQKLAWVNNQYMKQKDTETVFELALPHLIKANLIPENPSEEDLDWGRKLVALYQKEMSYAGEIVPLSEMFFNDMPEFGEEEKEVINGEQVPELMTHLYGKLEALEPFEAAEIKKTIKEVQKETGIKGKQLFMPIRVAVTGQMHGPELPNTIEVLGKDKVLSRLKEYI; from the coding sequence ATGAGTGAACGCGTAAGAGTAAGATACGCACCAAGTCCAACAGGATACTTGCATATCGGTAATGCACGTACTGCCTTATTTAACTATTTATTTGCTAAGCACTATGGCGGCGATTTTGTAGTGCGTATTGAAGATACTGATAGTAAACGTAATTTAGAGGATGGAGAATCTTCACAATTCGATAACTTAAAATGGTTAGGATTAGAATGGGACGAATCAGTTGATAAAGATAAAGGTTATGGACCATATCGTCAATCTGAACGTGCAGATATCTATAACCCACTTATTAAGCAATTATTAGATGAAGATAAAGCTTATAAATGTTATATGACTGAAGAAGAATTGGAAGCAGAACGTGAAGCGCAAATTGCACGTGGAGAAATGCCAAGATACGGTGGTCAACATGCTCACTTAACAGAAGAGCAACGTCAACAATTCGAAGCGGAAGGTCGTCAACCATCAATTAGATTCCGTGTACCTAAAGATAAAACATATACTTTTAATGATATGGTTAAAGGTGAAATTTCATTTGATTCAAATAATATGGGTGACTGGGTTATCGTGAAAAAAGATGGTGTGCCAACATATAACTTTGCCGTAGCCATTGATGATCATTACATGGAAATCAGTGATGTTATACGTGGTGATGACCATGTTTCAAATACGCCTAAACAATTAATGATTTATGAAGCATTTGGATGGGAAGCACCTAGATTTGCTCATATGTCACTTATTGTTAATGAAGAACGTAAGAAACTAAGTAAACGTGATGGACAAATTTTACAATTCATCGAGCAATATCGTGATTTAGGTTATTTACCAGAAGCGTTATTTAACTTTATTACATTATTAGGTTGGTCACCTGAAGGTGAAGAAGAAATTTATTCTAAAGAAGAATTCATTAAAATTTTTGACGAAAAACGATTATCTAAATCACCTGCATTCTTTGATAAACAAAAATTAGCATGGGTTAATAACCAATATATGAAACAAAAAGATACTGAAACAGTATTTGAATTAGCACTACCACATTTAATTAAAGCTAACTTAATCCCAGAAAACCCTTCTGAAGAAGATTTAGATTGGGGACGTAAACTTGTTGCTTTATATCAAAAAGAAATGAGTTATGCTGGTGAAATCGTTCCACTTTCAGAAATGTTCTTCAATGACATGCCTGAATTTGGAGAAGAAGAAAAAGAAGTAATCAATGGCGAACAAGTGCCAGAACTAATGACACACTTATATGGCAAATTAGAAGCACTTGAACCATTCGAAGCAGCGGAAATTAAAAAAACGATTAAAGAAGTACAAAAAGAAACTGGCATTAAAGGTAAACAATTGTTTATGCCAATTCGAGTTGCGGTGACAGGACAAATGCATGGTCCTGAATTACCAAATACAATTGAAGTGCTTGGTAAAGATAAAGTATTATCACGTTTGAAAGAATATATCTAA
- a CDS encoding PIN/TRAM domain-containing protein, whose amino-acid sequence MNPLRLMVVAIYMIIGATLGIIIIPEVVNDLGFNQFPILTNHYIDGLIGIIVFFIIFGFFIKQITFAFKDLEHTIMKRSAVEILFATIGLIIGLLISVMISFILELIGNSVLNHFIPIIITMILCYFGFQFGLKKRDEMLMFLPENISRSMFQHSFKAIPKIIDTSAIIDGRVIDIMKCGFMDGEVLIPQGVINELQVIADANDSVKREKGQRGLDKLNQIYDLEYPTRVIHPTKSHSDIDTLLIKLAKQYHAHIITTDFNLNKVCHVHGISALNVNDLSEAIKPNVHQGDHLNILLTKMGKEPGQGVGYLDDGTMVVVDNAKKLIGQHVDLEVISLLQTSSGRIVFAKILNEITEE is encoded by the coding sequence ATGAACCCATTAAGATTAATGGTTGTAGCTATTTATATGATTATTGGTGCGACTTTAGGAATCATTATTATTCCAGAAGTTGTGAATGATTTAGGATTTAACCAATTTCCAATTTTGACGAATCATTATATTGACGGACTCATTGGGATTATTGTATTTTTTATTATTTTTGGTTTCTTTATCAAACAAATTACATTTGCTTTTAAAGACTTAGAACATACAATCATGAAGCGTAGTGCTGTAGAAATATTATTTGCTACAATTGGCTTAATTATTGGACTACTAATCTCTGTAATGATTTCATTTATTTTAGAATTAATAGGGAATTCAGTTTTAAATCATTTTATTCCAATTATTATTACAATGATTTTATGTTATTTTGGCTTTCAATTTGGCTTAAAAAAGAGAGACGAAATGCTTATGTTTTTGCCAGAAAACATCTCACGTTCAATGTTTCAACATTCATTTAAAGCAATCCCTAAAATCATCGACACAAGTGCCATTATTGACGGGAGAGTTATAGATATTATGAAATGTGGATTTATGGACGGAGAGGTACTTATTCCACAAGGTGTGATTAATGAACTACAAGTCATCGCTGATGCTAATGATAGTGTTAAACGAGAAAAAGGACAAAGAGGTTTAGATAAACTGAATCAAATATATGATTTAGAATATCCCACACGTGTAATACACCCAACAAAATCACATAGTGATATAGATACTTTGTTGATTAAATTAGCAAAACAGTATCACGCACATATTATTACAACAGATTTCAATCTTAATAAAGTTTGTCACGTACATGGAATAAGTGCGTTAAACGTTAATGATTTATCTGAAGCGATTAAACCCAATGTACACCAAGGAGACCATTTAAATATCTTACTTACTAAGATGGGGAAAGAGCCAGGTCAAGGAGTTGGTTATTTAGACGATGGTACTATGGTTGTTGTTGATAATGCTAAGAAATTGATAGGACAACATGTTGATTTAGAAGTTATTAGTTTATTACAAACATCATCAGGACGTATTGTCTTTGCTAAAATCTTAAATGAAATAACGGAAGAATGA
- the radA gene encoding DNA repair protein RadA, giving the protein MAKKKIIFECMACGYQSPKWMGKCPNCGAWNQMEEIVEKAANPKHGVKSKEAAGKVQTLDSIKNESTPRILTESKEFNRVLGGGIVNGSLVLIGGDPGIGKSTLLLQICASLSQSKNVLYITGEESINQTKLRADRLEEDSSQLQVLAETDLEVIYQTVKDINPDLLVVDSIQTIYHPEISSAPGSVSQVRESTQSLMNIAKQMNIATFIVGHVTKEGQIAGPRLLEHMVDTVLYFEGDEHHAYRILRAVKNRFGSTNEMGIFEMKQSGLKGVLNPSEMFLEERSTNVPGSTIVSTMEGTRPLLIEVQALVTPTTFNNPRRMATGIDHNRLSLLMAVLEKKENYLLQQQDAYIKVAGGVKLTEPAVDLSIIVATASSFKDKAVDGLDCFIGEVGLTGEVRRVARIEQRVQEAAKLGFKRVIIPQTNIGGWTFPEGIKVVGVSSVHEALKYAFNS; this is encoded by the coding sequence TTGGCCAAGAAAAAGATAATATTCGAATGTATGGCATGTGGCTATCAATCTCCAAAATGGATGGGAAAGTGTCCTAATTGTGGTGCATGGAACCAGATGGAAGAAATAGTAGAAAAAGCAGCCAACCCTAAACATGGTGTTAAATCTAAAGAAGCAGCAGGAAAAGTACAAACATTAGATAGTATCAAAAATGAATCAACACCACGTATTCTTACAGAATCTAAAGAATTTAACCGTGTACTTGGTGGAGGGATTGTCAATGGATCATTAGTGTTAATAGGCGGAGATCCAGGAATTGGGAAATCCACGTTACTTCTACAAATTTGTGCCTCACTCTCACAATCTAAAAATGTTTTATATATAACAGGTGAGGAATCAATTAACCAAACCAAATTACGTGCAGATCGTTTAGAAGAAGATTCAAGTCAATTACAAGTATTAGCTGAAACAGATTTAGAAGTCATCTATCAAACAGTTAAAGACATTAATCCGGACTTACTAGTCGTCGACTCTATCCAAACGATATACCATCCAGAAATCAGTTCTGCACCAGGGTCTGTGTCACAAGTTAGAGAAAGTACGCAAAGTTTAATGAATATAGCTAAACAAATGAATATAGCTACATTTATTGTTGGACATGTTACAAAAGAAGGTCAAATTGCTGGACCAAGATTACTTGAACATATGGTGGATACTGTATTGTACTTCGAAGGTGATGAACATCATGCTTATCGAATACTAAGAGCAGTTAAAAACCGTTTTGGTTCGACAAATGAGATGGGAATATTTGAAATGAAACAGAGTGGTCTTAAGGGTGTTCTGAACCCTTCAGAGATGTTTTTAGAAGAACGTTCAACTAACGTGCCAGGTTCAACAATTGTTTCAACTATGGAAGGTACAAGACCACTACTTATTGAAGTACAGGCGCTTGTAACACCGACTACATTTAATAATCCACGTCGTATGGCTACTGGTATCGATCACAATCGTTTAAGCCTATTAATGGCAGTTTTAGAGAAAAAAGAAAATTATCTACTACAACAACAAGATGCTTATATTAAGGTTGCTGGTGGCGTAAAATTAACTGAACCTGCAGTTGATTTAAGTATCATCGTCGCTACAGCTTCAAGCTTTAAAGATAAAGCTGTAGACGGCTTAGACTGCTTTATTGGTGAGGTAGGTCTAACAGGAGAAGTAAGGCGGGTTGCTAGAATAGAACAACGTGTGCAAGAAGCGGCTAAGTTAGGGTTTAAGAGAGTTATTATTCCACAAACTAATATTGGTGGTTGGACTTTCCCTGAAGGTATTAAAGTAGTAGGCGTTTCATCAGTACACGAAGCATTAAAATACGCATTTAATTCATAA
- a CDS encoding ATP-dependent Clp protease ATP-binding subunit produces the protein MLFGRLTERAQRVLAHAQEEAIRLNHSNIGTEHLLLGLMKEPEGIAAKVLESFNITEDKVIEEVEKLIGHGQAPMATLHYTPRAKKVIELSMDEARKLHHNFVGTEHILLGLIRENEGVAARVFANLDLNITKARAQVVKALGSPEMSNKNAQANKSNNTPTLDGLARDLTIIAKDGTLDPVVGRDKEITRVIEVLSRRTKNNPVLIGEPGVGKTAIAEGLAQAIVNNEVPETLKNKRVMSLDMGTVVAGTKYRGEFEERLKKVMEEIHQAGNVILFIDELHTLVGAGGAEGAIDASNILKPALARGELQCIGATTLDEYRKNIEKDAALERRFQPIQVDEPTVEDTVSILKGLRDRYEAHHRINISDEALEAAAKLSHRYVSDRFLPDKAIDLIDEASSKVRLKSHTTPNNLKEIEQQIEKVKNEKDAAVHAQEFENAANLRDKQTKLEKQYEEAKNEWKNSQDGVSTSLSEEDIAEVIAGWTGIPLTRINETESDRLLNLEDTLHHRVIGQKDAVTSISKAVRRARAGLKDPKRPIGSFIFLGPTGVGKTELARALAESMFGEDDAMIRVDMSEFMEKHAVSRLVGAPPGYVGHDDGGQLTEKVRRKPYSVILFDEIEKAHPDVFNILLQVLDDGHLTDTKGRQVDFRNTVIIMTSNVGAQELQDQRFAGFGGADDGQDYESIRKTMMKELKNAFRPEFLNRVDDIIVFHKLSKDELKEIVTMMVNKLTLRLSEQNINIKVTEKAKEKIAEEGYDPEYGARPLIRAIQKTVEDNLSELILDGNQLEGKEVTVDHDGEAFKYDIQDRKEDKASTEA, from the coding sequence ATGCTATTTGGTAGATTAACTGAACGTGCACAAAGAGTATTGGCTCATGCACAAGAAGAAGCAATTCGATTGAACCATTCAAATATTGGAACAGAACATCTTTTATTAGGTCTAATGAAAGAACCTGAAGGTATCGCAGCAAAAGTATTAGAAAGTTTTAATATTACAGAGGATAAAGTTATTGAAGAAGTTGAGAAACTAATTGGTCATGGTCAAGCACCTATGGCAACATTACACTATACACCTAGAGCTAAAAAAGTGATTGAATTATCAATGGATGAAGCACGTAAGCTACATCATAACTTTGTTGGAACAGAACATATTTTACTTGGCTTAATCCGTGAAAATGAAGGTGTAGCAGCACGTGTATTTGCTAACCTTGATTTAAATATCACAAAGGCACGTGCACAAGTGGTTAAAGCATTAGGAAGTCCAGAAATGAGTAATAAAAACGCTCAAGCAAATAAATCTAATAACACACCTACATTAGATGGTTTAGCACGTGATTTAACAATTATTGCTAAAGATGGCACATTAGATCCAGTTGTGGGTCGAGACAAAGAAATTACTCGAGTTATAGAAGTACTTAGTCGTCGTACTAAAAATAATCCTGTATTAATTGGTGAGCCAGGTGTAGGTAAAACAGCAATTGCGGAAGGATTAGCTCAAGCAATAGTGAACAATGAAGTGCCCGAAACACTAAAAAACAAACGTGTCATGTCACTAGATATGGGTACGGTTGTAGCTGGTACAAAATACCGTGGTGAATTTGAAGAACGATTGAAAAAAGTAATGGAAGAAATTCATCAGGCTGGTAATGTGATTCTATTTATTGACGAATTGCATACATTAGTAGGTGCAGGTGGCGCTGAAGGTGCTATAGATGCTTCAAATATCCTCAAACCGGCATTAGCTCGTGGCGAATTACAATGTATTGGTGCCACAACGTTAGACGAATATCGTAAAAACATTGAAAAAGATGCCGCTTTAGAGCGTCGTTTCCAACCTATTCAAGTTGATGAGCCTACAGTTGAAGACACTGTATCAATCTTAAAAGGACTTCGTGATCGTTATGAAGCACATCACCGTATCAATATTTCAGATGAAGCTTTAGAAGCGGCTGCTAAATTAAGTCATCGTTATGTATCAGATCGTTTCTTACCAGACAAAGCGATTGATCTAATTGACGAAGCAAGTTCAAAAGTAAGATTGAAGAGTCATACAACACCTAATAATTTAAAAGAAATTGAACAACAAATTGAAAAAGTAAAAAATGAAAAAGATGCAGCTGTCCATGCACAAGAATTTGAAAATGCAGCTAACCTAAGAGATAAACAAACAAAATTAGAAAAACAATACGAAGAAGCTAAAAATGAATGGAAAAACTCACAAGATGGGGTGAGTACATCATTATCAGAAGAAGATATTGCTGAAGTTATTGCGGGTTGGACAGGTATCCCATTAACTAGAATTAATGAGACAGAATCAGACCGTTTACTAAATCTAGAAGATACACTACATCATAGAGTTATTGGTCAAAAAGATGCCGTTACATCCATCAGTAAAGCTGTTAGACGAGCAAGAGCAGGCTTGAAAGACCCTAAACGTCCAATTGGTAGCTTTATATTCTTAGGGCCTACAGGTGTAGGTAAAACTGAATTAGCCCGTGCTTTAGCAGAGTCAATGTTTGGTGAAGATGATGCTATGATTAGGGTTGATATGAGTGAGTTTATGGAAAAACATGCTGTCAGTCGTTTAGTCGGAGCCCCTCCAGGCTATGTTGGACATGATGATGGCGGTCAATTAACTGAAAAAGTAAGACGTAAACCATATTCAGTTATCCTATTTGATGAAATTGAAAAAGCACATCCAGATGTATTTAATATACTTTTACAAGTTTTAGATGATGGTCATTTAACTGATACTAAAGGACGTCAAGTTGATTTCCGAAATACAGTTATCATTATGACATCCAATGTTGGTGCACAAGAATTACAAGACCAACGTTTTGCTGGTTTTGGTGGTGCAGATGATGGTCAAGACTATGAATCTATACGTAAAACAATGATGAAAGAGCTTAAAAATGCTTTCCGTCCTGAGTTCTTAAACCGTGTGGATGATATTATTGTCTTCCATAAATTATCTAAAGATGAACTTAAAGAAATCGTCACTATGATGGTGAATAAATTAACATTGCGTTTATCAGAACAAAATATTAATATCAAAGTTACTGAAAAAGCCAAAGAAAAAATTGCTGAAGAAGGTTATGACCCAGAATATGGCGCAAGACCATTGATTCGTGCAATTCAAAAAACAGTTGAAGATAATCTAAGTGAATTAATCTTAGATGGAAATCAATTGGAAGGTAAAGAAGTAACAGTGGACCATGATGGTGAAGCATTTAAATATGATATTCAAGATAGAAAAGAAGATAAGGCTTCTACTGAAGCGTAA
- a CDS encoding protein arginine kinase: protein MSDLEPNISEWMKTTKEAPVVISSRIRLARNLENHVHPLMFPTEQDGFRVINEVQDALPNMTLKRLDMMDQQNKMKLVAKHLVSPELIKQPASAVLLNDDESISVMINEEDHIRIQALGTDLSLERLYKEASTLDDEIDQQLDISYDEHLGYLTTCPTNIGTGMRASVMLHLPGLSIMKRMSGIAQTINRFGFTIRGIYGEGSQVYGHIYQVSNQLTLGKTEEEIIENLTEVINQIINEELQIRSRLDKHKHLETLDRVYRSLGILQNSRLITMEEASYRLSEVKLGIDLNYIKLDNFKFNELMVGIQTPFLFDEEDETPVNEKRANVLREHIK from the coding sequence ATGAGTGACTTAGAACCTAACATTAGTGAGTGGATGAAAACGACTAAAGAAGCACCAGTGGTCATTTCTTCAAGAATTCGCTTAGCAAGAAATCTTGAAAATCATGTTCATCCACTCATGTTTCCGACAGAACAAGATGGATTTAGAGTAATAAATGAAGTACAAGATGCATTACCCAACATGACTTTGAAAAGACTAGACATGATGGACCAACAAAATAAAATGAAATTAGTAGCTAAACATTTAGTGAGTCCAGAGTTGATTAAACAACCTGCATCGGCCGTTCTATTAAATGATGATGAATCAATCAGTGTCATGATTAATGAAGAAGATCATATTAGAATTCAAGCGCTAGGTACAGATTTATCTCTAGAAAGATTGTATAAAGAAGCGTCGACGTTAGATGATGAAATCGATCAACAACTCGATATCAGTTATGATGAACATCTAGGTTATTTAACAACATGTCCTACTAATATAGGAACTGGTATGAGAGCAAGTGTGATGTTGCATTTGCCAGGTCTTTCTATCATGAAAAGAATGTCAGGTATAGCACAAACAATCAATCGATTTGGTTTTACCATTCGAGGAATATACGGTGAAGGGTCACAAGTTTATGGCCACATTTACCAGGTTTCAAACCAATTAACATTGGGGAAAACAGAAGAAGAAATCATAGAGAATTTAACAGAAGTAATCAATCAAATTATAAATGAAGAACTTCAAATTCGATCAAGATTAGATAAACATAAACATTTAGAAACGTTAGATAGAGTTTATCGTTCATTAGGAATACTGCAAAATAGCAGGCTTATCACTATGGAAGAAGCATCTTATCGATTGAGTGAAGTTAAATTAGGCATAGATTTAAATTATATCAAACTAGATAATTTTAAATTCAATGAACTGATGGTAGGAATTCAAACACCATTTTTATTTGATGAAGAGGATGAAACACCAGTCAATGAAAAGAGAGCGAATGTTTTAAGAGAACATATAAAATAG
- a CDS encoding UvrB/UvrC motif-containing protein, with protein sequence MLCENCHLNEAEVKLTVKSKDGVQEKWVCSTCAKGDNPWTHQEQSSYHHQDDIEEAFVVKQILQHLATKHGINFQEMAFQEEKRCPTCHMTLKDIAHVGKFGCSNCYATFKDDILDIVRRVQGGQYEHVGKVPQSSYHKLALKKKIEEKKQFLQQLIDEQDFEQAAIVRDEIKSLRDESEVQQDE encoded by the coding sequence TTGCTTTGTGAAAATTGCCATTTAAATGAAGCTGAAGTTAAATTAACAGTTAAAAGTAAAGATGGTGTGCAAGAAAAATGGGTATGTAGTACTTGTGCGAAAGGTGATAACCCATGGACGCACCAAGAGCAATCATCCTATCATCATCAAGATGATATAGAAGAAGCATTTGTTGTAAAGCAAATATTACAACATTTAGCGACTAAACATGGTATTAATTTTCAAGAAATGGCATTTCAGGAAGAAAAAAGATGTCCAACTTGTCATATGACGTTAAAAGACATCGCACATGTAGGCAAATTTGGTTGTTCCAATTGCTATGCAACATTCAAGGATGACATCTTAGACATAGTAAGACGTGTGCAAGGCGGTCAGTATGAACATGTTGGAAAAGTGCCTCAATCTTCTTATCATAAGCTTGCGCTTAAAAAGAAAATCGAAGAGAAGAAACAATTTTTACAACAATTAATAGATGAACAAGATTTTGAACAGGCAGCCATTGTTCGAGACGAAATTAAATCGCTACGTGATGAGAGCGAGGTGCAACAGGATGAGTGA
- a CDS encoding CtsR family transcriptional regulator, which translates to MHNMSDIIEQYIKHLFEETNEDVVEIQRANIAQRFDCVPSQLNYVIKTRFTNEHGYEIESKRGGGGYIRITKIENKDETGYINHLLQLIGPSISQQQALYLIDGLLDKGLVNEREAKMIIAAIDRETLKMDIVSRDIIRANILKRILPVINYY; encoded by the coding sequence ATGCATAATATGTCCGACATCATAGAACAGTACATTAAACATTTATTTGAAGAAACCAATGAAGATGTGGTGGAAATTCAAAGAGCAAATATTGCTCAACGTTTTGACTGCGTCCCTTCTCAATTAAACTATGTGATTAAAACGAGATTTACAAATGAGCATGGTTACGAAATAGAAAGTAAACGTGGTGGTGGTGGTTACATCCGAATCACGAAAATTGAAAACAAAGATGAAACAGGTTATATTAATCATTTACTTCAATTAATAGGTCCTTCAATATCCCAACAACAAGCACTTTATTTAATAGATGGCTTGTTAGATAAAGGACTTGTAAATGAAAGAGAAGCAAAAATGATTATTGCTGCTATTGATCGAGAAACGTTAAAAATGGATATTGTATCTCGAGATATTATTAGAGCAAATATTCTTAAAAGAATTTTACCTGTCATAAATTACTACTAG